Within Synergistaceae bacterium, the genomic segment GTGTATACTATTCATGAGAAAACTCCTTTCGGGTACTATTTTAGCTGTCACTAACATTATACCATGAAACGCGAGTTTTCTTTTATTTTTCAAGGAAAACTAAGGTTTTATTTCTCCTGTGACACAGGTGGTAGGAATATTACTGAAAACCGTGTTTAAGACTCCTTTTTCCAGTATAAGTCAGAACTTTTTGGTAGAAAAAGTATTTAGTAAATCATCTAGGCCTTTAATTTCAAGGCCTCTATACATCGCAATTACCTCAATAGGTAAAAAAAGTGGCCTATTTAAGCCACATATTAAAAATATTTCTCAGCCTATCCAGTTCAATGAACCTGCTTTCTCTATGAATTTCTTTTTCACCCTCAAAAACTATAAGCGTTGGTCCACTAAAAACCAGGTACTGCCCCCTCATCTTAGGCATTGTCTCTATATGAATTATTCCCATGATAAGGTCTACATCCTCGAATTCATTCATAATTTTTTCTTCCATAACCTCACAAACACTACAAGTGGAAGTTTTAAAATAAAGCAGATACTTTCCTTCTTCCTTTAGGTTATCTAGCATCAACTCATTAAGAATCTCAATTTTTTTCATTTTCACTCCTAATTCAATTTTTAATAGATAATTTCTACCCATGAGTTGGATTTAAAAACATAAAAGCCCACAATGTAGGCTTTTATATAGGTTTTTATAAACTTAAAGTCTTATTTGCCTAGTAACATTCTAAAGGCTTCCTTATAAATCTTAAAGGCCAGAACAAAATCCTCAACCTTTACCCTCTCATTGGGTTGGTGTTCAGTAGATTCGGACCAGGGAAAGCTAGGTCCAAAAGCAACCAGGTTTTTCATAGCCCTAGCATAGGTGGCTCCTCCACTTACCTGCGCTTCGGTCTCATCTCCACTAACTTTTCTATAAGCA encodes:
- a CDS encoding thioredoxin family protein encodes the protein MKKIEILNELMLDNLKEEGKYLLYFKTSTCSVCEVMEEKIMNEFEDVDLIMGIIHIETMPKMRGQYLVFSGPTLIVFEGEKEIHRESRFIELDRLRNIFNMWLK